The Magnolia sinica isolate HGM2019 chromosome 11, MsV1, whole genome shotgun sequence DNA window CAttagggaaatggagcaatcgatTTGCTTTAAAGTTCCAGTTTACCTCATGTGGAGCATTACTAGGTCTATCAGTCTCATCTACATCCAtgtccttaggcttctcagcccttaccagaatagttttgtcaattatcttcccactcctaatagtgatgatagacttagcttgttctattggatttgaagagcttggttcctTAACTCcatattgcagtttaggattggggataggttggactggaagcatccctttttcCATAACCGTAACGCatgagtctatcttttgtatagcctttgtgatttcttgtaaggcttgaagagtactttgctagatgagctcttgaggattttgaaccaattcctcttgaggtttcccttgatttaagaattgattagggattccttgaggtgtaacagattgtccattcctccaactgaaattcagATGATTTCTCTAGCTTGAGTTGTATGTATTCGAAGTGAGTCCCtggaaaggcctttggtagttgtctacgacatttgattgctcattcaatatttcttgaaacgcaggtattgttgggcaattttcagttctatgaatgttgcaagcacaaataccacagacAACTTCCAtatccttatccttcctaagtttTATGGTCtcaagtttccttgtgagactagccactttagcattgatatcatcttcctctttcaaaagatatattccacctctctcctttgattgagtaagcttagacGTGATGCTCGTtattggggagatgtcccatgattgtgtggtttcagtaagtttatcaaagtaatcccacacttcattaACATCTTTGTTaaggaattccccattgcacattatctcgACAAACtggccactaccaaaaaaattacCAAAGGTTACGGACTATTCtggtttttagctacggatataaatcATAGCTTAGTTACTATGGCTTAAAACTATAGCTAAAACTAtccaaaccgtagctaaaagctaactCTGCCAGACGTACATACAACCTTGGATAGCCCCATAAGAGattctacgaggcccattaaaatgtgtgcaCTCCATCTAATatatctatccatttttaaagagtaTGTTAGGGTAAGAACCCAAAAAAGAaagtagatcgaaagctcaagtggaccacacggtaggaaagagtggagattaatccattgatcgatggtgtggttcaattagaccttcgatttgcctagatgttgggTGCATTCcgtataaaaaattataaaattaatggacagagtggatatatcaattgcatcaagatggaccctaCAAAGCCCTTGAAAAGTCCATCCGTCCAGATCCcattaaatgtgcacccctagagtGCTGGTTACGGATTATACAATGCATACGGTCATATTGGCTTTTAGCTATGGTTAAAAATCGTAGGAGGACCGTATCAGGCAAAAATGCAGAAAACCGCGCTACCTTTTATCTTTTCCCCTCTCACGAAAAGTTCATTTCCCTCTGTCCAACCCTATTCCCTCTCATGtccatccctctctttctctctctcaatctcccacacccctcttctctatctctctcaatctcatccACCTCGTTGGGCCCAACGTAAAAAACCTCAAGGAATCTATCGCCATGGACCAGACCGATTTCGCACGCCTCACCGACTCAATGACCGAGTTCGTCGAGGCCAAGACCAAGCTCTCCATGGGCTACATCAAGCCCCCGCCGATCGTGTCTAGGAACCAGCTACTCTTTCTCGTCGTCCTTTTGGTAACATCGATTCCGTTCATGATCAAGAAGGTGATTGCCAGGGAAACCCTTCTCCATGATTTGAAAGTTTGGATAGCATTCACCATCTTCATCTATTTCTTTAGCGTCTCAGGGGCAATGCATAACATAATCCAGATGATGCCCCTATTTATGATGGACCAGAATGATCCGTCAAAAATAAATTTCTTCTATCAAGGGTCAGGGATGCAGCTTGGAGCAGAGGGATTTGCAGTTGGGTTCTTGTATACGGTGGTGGGGTTGTTGTTGGGGTTTGTGATGCACTTCCTGGTGCGGGTCCAGAATGGGACTGTCCAGTGGGCATTCATGTTTGTGGCAATCTTGGTTTCGTTCTGGGCAGTGAAGAAGGTGGTGTATTTGGATAATTGGAAGATAGGTTATGGGATCCATGGGTTCTGGCCATCCAGCTGGAAATGAGAGTAGGCTGCATTTAGATGCGTATCTTGAAATTTTCGGGTA harbors:
- the LOC131218093 gene encoding probable dolichyl-diphosphooligosaccharide--protein glycosyltransferase subunit 3B, which codes for MDPFKILSAHEVKEAEDWCEANKNITAGKWFSTRWMMDMWVDSEQEVRRLEAFGDEIAEVEEEEEEGIEEDEAEEEEGDDTGDSCASLKMASTHSEMFVVTKLNLFNEKYEDAHLSYPISAAMHEDRIRQKCRKPRYLLSFPLSRKVHFPLSNPIPSHVHPSLSLSQSPTPLFSISLNLIHLVGPNVKNLKESIAMDQTDFARLTDSMTEFVEAKTKLSMGYIKPPPIVSRNQLLFLVVLLVTSIPFMIKKVIARETLLHDLKVWIAFTIFIYFFSVSGAMHNIIQMMPLFMMDQNDPSKINFFYQGSGMQLGAEGFAVGFLYTVVGLLLGFVMHFLVRVQNGTVQWAFMFVAILVSFWAVKKVVYLDNWKIGYGIHGFWPSSWK